In the genome of Marispirochaeta sp., one region contains:
- a CDS encoding pyruvate dehydrogenase complex dihydrolipoamide acetyltransferase, producing the protein MAEQVLMLALSPTMEEGTVATWKKKEGDKISQGDVICEVETDKATMDYESVQEGVLLKILVPEGGDAAVGLPIAIIGEEGEDISDLEKETAEAADKSGEKEEAAEDASPATSEKKTEEKKQVPESKPEKDETPSRNRTVEQDTTSSTDDGWVKASPLAREIARQRGIDISAVKGSGPGGRIVKKDVESAPARIGRPAGAAFTQAQTAGEDRVVKVSKMRKAISGRLTESKFSAPHFYLNLSVRGEALMEARKGINAALPEKISVNAFIIKLAAEALKRHSRVNASWEGDTIREFGSVDIGLAVALEDGLITPVVRNCGSKGIVEIDGELKELIPRAQEGKLAPEEYTGAGFSISNLGSFGIEEFTAIINPPGSAILAVGALNKTPVVEADGSLGAGLVMKFTLSCDHRVIDGAEGARFMTTLKNNFENPMSALL; encoded by the coding sequence ATGGCAGAACAGGTATTAATGCTGGCCCTCTCTCCAACTATGGAAGAGGGAACCGTAGCAACATGGAAAAAGAAAGAAGGGGACAAGATATCCCAGGGTGACGTAATCTGCGAAGTCGAAACCGATAAAGCGACCATGGATTACGAAAGCGTTCAAGAGGGGGTATTGCTGAAGATTCTGGTACCCGAAGGAGGTGATGCCGCCGTCGGGCTCCCCATCGCCATTATTGGTGAGGAGGGAGAGGATATCTCGGATCTGGAAAAAGAGACCGCAGAAGCCGCTGACAAGTCCGGAGAAAAAGAAGAGGCTGCTGAAGATGCCTCACCCGCGACATCTGAAAAGAAAACTGAAGAAAAAAAGCAGGTACCGGAATCCAAGCCGGAAAAAGATGAAACACCGTCCCGGAACAGAACTGTGGAACAGGATACTACTTCTTCGACAGACGACGGATGGGTAAAAGCTTCTCCCCTGGCCAGGGAAATTGCCCGTCAGAGAGGTATTGATATTTCCGCCGTTAAGGGCAGCGGTCCCGGCGGACGGATTGTTAAAAAGGATGTCGAGTCCGCACCGGCCCGGATCGGACGCCCCGCAGGCGCAGCCTTTACACAGGCACAGACTGCAGGAGAAGACCGGGTAGTCAAGGTTTCTAAGATGCGCAAAGCCATATCCGGCCGCCTGACTGAGTCCAAGTTCTCGGCCCCTCACTTTTACCTGAATCTCTCAGTCAGGGGTGAAGCCCTGATGGAGGCACGAAAAGGAATAAATGCGGCTCTGCCGGAAAAGATATCGGTTAACGCGTTTATCATAAAGCTTGCGGCTGAGGCTTTAAAGCGACATTCCCGGGTAAACGCCTCCTGGGAGGGCGATACAATACGAGAGTTCGGCTCCGTTGATATCGGGCTGGCAGTAGCCCTGGAAGACGGGCTCATTACTCCGGTAGTACGCAACTGCGGCAGCAAGGGAATCGTGGAGATCGACGGGGAACTGAAGGAACTGATTCCCAGGGCCCAGGAAGGCAAGCTTGCCCCGGAAGAATACACCGGAGCAGGATTTTCCATCAGCAATCTGGGGTCCTTTGGTATCGAAGAGTTTACCGCAATTATTAATCCTCCTGGCTCCGCTATTCTTGCAGTCGGTGCTCTGAACAAGACACCTGTTGTCGAGGCGGACGGCAGCCTTGGGGCAGGACTGGTGATGAAGTTTACCCTCTCCTGCGATCATAGAGTAATAGACGGGGCGGAAGGAGCACGGTTCATGACAACCCTCAAGAACAACTTTGAAAACCCCATGTCGGCACTGCTGTAG
- the lpdA gene encoding dihydrolipoyl dehydrogenase, with protein MSEITTDLAILGAGPGGYVAAIRAAQLGLKVTIIEKDKLGGVCLNIGCIPSKALIHQAEVFTHAQEAESLGIKLDLSGFDYSKVFKKSRSAADRLSKGVGSLMKKNEIQVLSGTGTILEPGLIEVNGPKDETSTVKAKDIIIATGSRPRSIPGFDFDEETVLSSNGALMLKELPKRLVILGAGAIGCEFAHIMNSFGTKVTLVEMLDQILPIEDPEASKVLAEDFKKRKIDIHVKTRALGFKKTKDGLSVELEGPDEKKSSVSTDKLLVVVGRIPNTEGIGLENLGITTDKGFIPVEDYCQTSVPHVYAIGDVVATPLLAHVASKEGEIAVEHIAGHSTTTRIDLTLIPSAVYTEPEIASFGLTKEKAIMKGFAAEAAIFPYRGSGKAVATDAAEGIVKIVYDTESKEILGAHIAGSRATEILHEVLLASASELLPEDIASMIHAHPTLSETVMESMKLIQGAAVHI; from the coding sequence ATGAGTGAAATAACTACGGATCTTGCGATCCTCGGTGCAGGTCCCGGCGGCTACGTGGCCGCCATACGGGCAGCCCAGCTGGGACTCAAGGTCACAATAATCGAAAAGGACAAACTCGGAGGGGTTTGCCTGAACATCGGCTGTATTCCCTCCAAAGCCCTGATACACCAGGCGGAAGTTTTTACACACGCACAGGAAGCTGAATCCCTGGGAATCAAACTGGACCTGTCGGGTTTCGATTACAGCAAGGTCTTCAAGAAGTCCAGGTCCGCCGCCGACAGGCTTTCCAAGGGTGTCGGCTCCCTGATGAAAAAGAACGAGATTCAGGTACTGAGCGGAACGGGGACTATCCTGGAACCAGGCCTTATAGAGGTAAACGGCCCCAAGGACGAGACAAGCACCGTAAAGGCAAAAGATATTATCATCGCTACCGGGTCCCGTCCGCGTTCGATACCGGGTTTTGATTTTGACGAAGAGACAGTCCTGTCATCCAACGGCGCCTTGATGCTGAAAGAACTGCCAAAACGGCTTGTTATTCTGGGAGCTGGCGCCATTGGATGCGAATTTGCCCATATAATGAACAGCTTCGGCACCAAAGTAACTCTGGTGGAAATGCTCGACCAGATACTCCCCATTGAGGACCCGGAAGCATCCAAGGTGCTGGCGGAGGACTTTAAGAAACGCAAGATTGATATTCATGTTAAAACCAGGGCTCTGGGCTTTAAAAAGACCAAGGATGGACTGAGTGTTGAGCTTGAAGGCCCGGATGAAAAAAAGAGCAGCGTAAGTACGGACAAGCTGCTGGTTGTGGTCGGACGAATACCCAATACCGAAGGAATTGGTCTCGAGAATCTGGGAATTACAACGGACAAAGGTTTTATTCCCGTGGAAGATTACTGTCAGACCAGCGTACCCCATGTCTACGCCATAGGCGATGTAGTAGCGACGCCGCTGCTCGCCCATGTAGCCAGCAAAGAGGGTGAAATTGCAGTTGAGCATATCGCCGGACACAGCACTACAACCCGGATTGATCTGACGCTGATACCTTCTGCGGTCTATACGGAACCAGAGATCGCCAGCTTCGGGCTTACCAAGGAGAAGGCCATTATGAAGGGCTTCGCCGCCGAAGCAGCAATTTTTCCCTACCGGGGATCAGGAAAAGCAGTTGCTACCGACGCAGCGGAGGGGATTGTTAAAATAGTGTACGACACCGAATCAAAGGAAATTCTGGGTGCCCACATCGCCGGAAGCCGCGCGACAGAGATCCTGCATGAGGTCCTGCTGGCAAGCGCTTCGGAACTTCTGCCCGAGGATATTGCATCCATGATCCATGCCCACCCAACCCTGTCGGAGACGGTGATGGAGTCCATGAAGCTGATCCAGGGAGCGGCTGTACATATTTAG
- the tpx gene encoding thiol peroxidase: MERSVSTMHGNAITLVGQELKAGDKAPEFTVLDNELMPKSLSDFSGKKKLISVVPSLDTGVCDAQTRRFNEEAAKLGNDVVILTISMDLPFAQKRWCGAAGVDQVITLSDHRDADFGQRYGMLIKELRLLNRGIFVVDENDVIRYSEIVKENTNHPDYDAALNALKAL; the protein is encoded by the coding sequence ATGGAACGATCTGTTTCAACAATGCACGGAAACGCGATAACCCTTGTAGGACAGGAGTTGAAAGCCGGGGACAAGGCTCCGGAGTTTACCGTCCTGGACAATGAACTGATGCCAAAAAGTTTAAGCGACTTTAGCGGTAAAAAAAAGCTTATAAGCGTAGTTCCCTCCCTGGATACCGGGGTCTGCGATGCCCAGACCCGCAGATTCAACGAGGAAGCAGCCAAACTCGGAAACGATGTCGTTATTCTTACCATCAGCATGGACCTGCCCTTTGCTCAGAAAAGATGGTGCGGCGCAGCTGGAGTCGATCAGGTAATAACCCTTTCCGACCACAGGGACGCTGATTTCGGTCAACGTTACGGCATGCTTATAAAGGAACTGCGGCTGCTGAACCGCGGTATTTTCGTTGTTGATGAAAATGATGTCATACGCTACAGTGAAATTGTAAAAGAAAATACAAATCACCCCGACTATGATGCTGCTTTGAATGCGCTAAAGGCATTATAG
- a CDS encoding FprA family A-type flavoprotein: MIATSLRENVYAITVNDRTTDLFEGLWPISQEGVSYNSYLIQDDKSALIDLTKEFKTDELFENVGMIKSIQEIDYLVVNHMEPDHTGAMKALYRLNPAITILCTPKARPMIENYYGITENVREVSDGEEISLGKRTLKFFHTPFVHWPETMMTYLVEDKILFSCDGFGGYGALTGAVFDDQIRDLDFYVKESLRYYTNIVAKFTKPVLNAIEKLTDFPVAIIAPSHGVIWRENPGTIVELYQKWSEYGKGDNEKGVTLLYGTMYGNTEQMMNYVAKGLSSEGVPVDIFDVARTHMSYILPSLWVNRGVIIGAPTYEGSLYPAMSLALEEASIKRVINKKAAYFGSFGWSGGALRQIRKMVESIKWEILDTLEFAGGPTDDELEKAFEFGAAFARDIKK; encoded by the coding sequence ATGATTGCGACAAGTCTGCGTGAAAATGTCTACGCAATAACTGTAAACGACCGGACCACAGACCTTTTCGAAGGTCTGTGGCCCATCAGTCAGGAGGGAGTGTCCTATAACTCTTATTTAATTCAGGACGATAAGTCCGCCCTGATCGACCTGACTAAAGAGTTCAAAACCGACGAACTCTTTGAGAATGTGGGAATGATCAAGTCCATACAGGAGATTGACTACCTTGTAGTCAACCATATGGAACCGGATCATACCGGCGCGATGAAGGCCCTTTACAGGCTCAACCCGGCGATTACCATTCTCTGCACACCCAAGGCACGCCCCATGATAGAGAATTATTACGGGATAACCGAGAATGTGCGGGAAGTATCCGACGGGGAGGAGATTTCCCTTGGTAAAAGGACACTAAAATTCTTTCATACTCCTTTTGTCCATTGGCCGGAAACCATGATGACATACCTCGTTGAAGACAAGATACTCTTTTCCTGCGATGGTTTTGGAGGCTACGGCGCTCTTACCGGGGCCGTTTTCGACGATCAAATCAGGGACCTGGATTTCTACGTCAAGGAATCCCTGCGTTACTACACCAACATTGTCGCCAAATTTACAAAACCTGTTCTTAATGCCATAGAAAAGCTGACGGACTTTCCTGTCGCAATTATAGCCCCGTCGCATGGTGTGATATGGAGGGAAAATCCCGGTACGATTGTAGAACTCTATCAAAAGTGGTCCGAGTATGGTAAAGGAGACAACGAAAAGGGGGTAACTCTTCTCTACGGAACCATGTACGGCAATACAGAACAGATGATGAACTACGTTGCCAAAGGACTCAGCTCAGAGGGTGTTCCCGTCGATATATTTGATGTTGCCCGGACCCATATGAGCTACATCCTGCCGTCCCTTTGGGTTAACCGTGGAGTTATTATCGGCGCTCCCACCTATGAGGGCAGCCTCTACCCCGCTATGTCTCTGGCCCTGGAAGAGGCCTCCATAAAACGGGTAATAAATAAAAAGGCAGCCTACTTCGGCAGTTTCGGCTGGTCCGGCGGGGCGCTGCGACAGATCCGGAAAATGGTAGAATCCATAAAATGGGAAATCCTGGACACCCTTGAATTTGCCGGCGGGCCAACCGACGATGAACTGGAAAAAGCGTTTGAGTTTGGCGCCGCCTTCGCACGCGATATTAAAAAATAA